DNA from Alnus glutinosa chromosome 2, dhAlnGlut1.1, whole genome shotgun sequence:
TTTAGAATTATTTTAAACGTTATATCTATGTTTTTTTTGTATCCCTCTAATAATctatagcttttaaaattattattggacttatgattgattattattgaatttttatcaaatagtgattttaaaaactatgtCATTATTAGAGGGATACAAGATGAACATAGATATGACGTCTAGAATTACTTGTGaatttaatattggaaaagatAAACTATCTTTTAGTAGAGTAAAAGAGGAAGAAACCTCACTATCTACTCCATATCAAATAAGAGATAATATGAATAGACAGGTAATTGCtatgattcattttttttttttcccccgaTCCTTACTtcatcacattttttaaaatcataattggaTTTTTGGGCTCATGGGTTTAACTTACATGCACCGCacaaatccaataatgattttgaaaattgagCGAACGAGAGAAAGACCCAAAAATGATGTATAACACGTCTCTTACTCAAATCAGaagatattttgattttttaaatattctttttaaagATCAAATAAAAGTAATGGATGAGTGGGAATAATAAAAGTGATAGACTAAGCTCATGACTTCTTATCTATCATACTGACCAATTGTAAAAATACgtggaaataataataataaaaattttcttGACTACCAAAACCACCAAACATGAAAAGGATCGATCCTCCTCGACCAACTGTCAAACGCAAAGTTGCAGTTCAAACCCTTTTTGAGATCTCcactctcaactctcaagtaATCCCATTGTTCCCTCTGAACCGAAACCTTAAAACAATGCTCCAGTTCCTCGTAACATACAAGAACCTAATACTCCACACATCACTCACTGTCTCCCTCACTTTCCTCCTCTCATTCTTCAAAATCCCATCCCTCTCCCTCCATGGCCTCCACAGCTACATCCAACCCGAAAACCTCAACCAAGACGGTCTCCGAGCCGCCATTAGACGACCCCAGAGCTCCAACACAAGCCCCACTCTCGACGGCTACCAAAACTTATCTTCCAAAGCCGGCGCTGAGCCCAGGAAGAGGAACAAATCCAAGAACAAGTTCGAGTTCGATGAGAACAATGCCCAGATCTTCAGGATCAAGCTCGACGACAATCATATTCAGTCCCGCCTCTATTTCGATGAGTATCGCACTGTTTTTACTCTCTCATTTGTGTGCCTTTCTTGTTTATTGCTTCAATTTTACTTGGGTGCTTCAGCGAGCTCTGGGTTTTGGGTTAATGGAATTTTTGTTCCCGTTCTGTTAGGATTTGTGAATGTTTGTAAGTTGTTTGTATTACTTGCGAAGGTTTCGTTCGAGAAATCCGCGTCGAGGTGGTCGGAGAAGCAACTGAGTATGCTGGTTGGGGTTTTGGGGTTTATGCTAGGGCTGATGATTTGCTCTGAGATTGTTCCTAGGGTTTTGGATTTCAATTTTGGGTTAATTAGTGGGTTTGGGAGGGTTCTTGTTGCTGTTTTAATGGGCTGCCTCGCGGGGTTTCTGCTTATGCCGGCATTGAAAAATGCAAGGGCGTTTTGGCTTGGAACGGATCAGCTTCGAAGCAATTTATCCATGATTTATTGTGGATGGTTTGCTAGAATGATTCTTTATGcgaataatatgttgattatgttCACTGCATTGCTTTGGATTAATCCATTTTCTGAAATTCTTATTAACAAGAACATTGATGATCGTAAAGGAGGGCGTGCGGGTAGTGAAATTGGGAATGCTGAGAGGCTGACTGGCAGTGTTGGTATGTCTCGTTCAGATTTTAATAAGGTAAGGGTTTGGTGCTTGTTGCTTTCGGGTTTATTGCAACTTGTGGCTTTAAGACCAAACGTGCAGATGTATTTGAATGAGGCATTGTTATCTTGGTACCAACGGTTGCATGCTAGCAAGGTTCCAGATTTGGATTTTAGTAGGGCGAAGGTTTTTCTGCACAACCACTACTTATGTCTTATAGTTTTGCAGTTTGTTGTGCCGCCAATCCTGGTACTTCTCTTTGTTGGCTTATCTCAGATTGATGGTAACTCCTTTGTAAATTACCAATCTGTGTGTGGTCTACTGCCTTGCTCTGCTTTTGTGGAGGAAGTGGCTTTGTTTTTGGCTTGGTGGGTTGTCTTTGTTTGGGCTGTTTTCACTTCAGGAAGCCTTGTATTGTATCGTCGTGGCATTTTGTATGTGTCTTGATGACTGATTTTTGGTTTTGGCCTTACAATTTCTGTgacttttggattttttttcctgagtGATGAGTGTTGTAACGGGATTCTTCTAAATGCTGATATGCACAATCCGCTGCACTACAAATACTTTATTTGGTGCTTTTGTTTGTCAACTCATCTGTACAGTTGGTTATGCATTTCACATTTATAGTGACTAGAATGAGAGTTTAAATTTTTATGCAGTTAATTTTCCATCCTAAATGTCATCTTTACCTTACTGTCTTGCATATCAAATATCTAGTTGTGACTGGCTAGAGACATATTCAAGCATGTAACTGGGacgttttgttttcattttatgatcattaacaggaaaaagaaaaaaaggcatcTAATAGGGGAGATGATTTGCAATATTTCTTGTAAACAACACCTTCTAGTCATCGTCTCATTAACCAAGCAGATAATCTATTTCCCGATAGGATGCTGGTCGTATCTGGTATGTTACTCGTATTGATATCATATTAGAGCATCCTCAACGAgctctccatttctctcttttctccaaaatttggaGATATTTCACAAAAACGGCCCTCTAGCAAGCTCGGCATTTCTTTCTCCATGTTATAGCTTCTGTCAGAAATCTCTCCAAATCTGCCGCACGAAATTTTTTCGCTACTTCATTTCTTGGCATTTTTAATTCCAGATCTTTtgctctcattctctctcttcacGCGCTCTCTACTTCACCAAGATACCACCACAAATCCCTTCATTCCCAGTGAAGCTGCTGAAGTAGAACCCAAAAACCCATTCTCTGCATATTTGAatgttttgtttatatttttggagTTCATCCGTGTGTGTAGTGGATTATGGTAGAATTTTGCTTGAAACACCTATATTGTTTGGGGGTAACCGAAGCTCATTGGAGGAGATGTTGAAATTCTTGAAGCATGTTGAGTACCCAATTTGTTTGAAATTGAAATTCTTAATGTTTGGTTGAAGTTGCTTGAAGAAAAATAATGTGAGTATTAGTCTGATGGTTTAGTTCTGGTTTAGAAGAGTTTTTCTGCAATTACTACTGCTTTAGTTGATGCCACATCCAACCGAATTTCTGAAACTTTAATAGTTTGTTTCTATTAATTGGAGGAGGGTTTGTTTTGCTATTGGGCTTTCTTGTAGCTGGATTGTTTTGTTGGTTTCTTGTGGTGCTGATTTATTGCACTTGTTGTTGATTTATGTCCTGGTCTGCTGGCCGTTGGTGTTTCTGTTCTAAAATGTTTTGCAAAATATCACTCTTCATGGCAGTTGGTTTCAACCAtctaaaactaataaaaaaataatattcagtgaaagtagagaaatatttgaagaGCTTGATGTTTAGTGCTTGTGAAAAGTAGCTACATAGAAtaacaaaagtaaatttttttagctaaaacCTAGTGGAGATGCTCTTATGTATCTTTTCTGCATGTTTAATAAAAATCTGATACCATCATCCTCGATAGGATACTTGCCACTATGCAGAGTTTAAAATATGACTACTACTCTTAGTAATACATTAATCCACATTTTGGAGAAATTTTGGTCCTCCCCCATATCCCGACATACTCGTGCAGAATTCATCATTGTAATGATCATAATGTCACCATTTTGCAGCTATTAGCATTTCTACATGTGTTAATACAAGTTGGGCTACACACCaacttattcttattttttgtttctctttaatCTTCCCCCTCCCCACAGTCAGCCTTTCTGTTTTATAGGTATGGAATATATTATGCATAGGAAACCTGTCCATGTTTTTCCCACCATTTAACACTTTATGACCCATTAAAGCTAAGGACCATATCATTGTTACTGCTCTTTTGGACCATATCACTGTTAATGCTCTCCCTGTTTTGAATGGcaccttttaaaattttctgcATGAATTTGCATTCATGTTCACATCACATGTCAACTTGATACTAATGCATTCAAGTTTTAATATGAGCGTTCTTAGGGTTTAAAACACTAGAAAGAACTTCTTGTATATTGTAATGGAtgctttaaataataataataataatcagaaAAGATAAAGCTGATATGTATTTGAAGATTTTGTTGTTTGAAGCTATTTATAGAGATAATCTCCATCAAATTGACTTTATTGttgaaagagtaatgctatttagtagattgtcatacgattgtcatacaattgagatgacgtgacagtgaaaattaacGTTTAAATCAACAAGgacttgtaaaaaagaaaaatcaattgcTGATTTTTACGGTCATATCATTTCAGTTGTATGACAATCGTATAGCAGTCTATTAAGTAGCATTTTTCTTATGGAAATGTTGCACCTTCTCTAATGGAAGTGGTATTATGGGTGTTTTTATTTAGTGTTAAGTTAAAGGCAACAATTTACAGAAGTGGAATTATCTGAAAGGGCTAATACTTTGTGATAGGAACTTTAGATTTGAATGAATGAGTTGTTACTGCCTCCGTGCGCCAATGTCCTGTTTTTAGTCATTTTCCAGGTTATGAGCCTCACTTTATGTTCAACCTGAAACCCAACCTACCTTTTTTCTGGTTTGATTTAGGTTGGTCAGGTCAAGCTTGACCGAATAAGCTTATGAAATTAAGGAGATGTGTGTGAATATGAATATAGTGTTGTTGTCTATTACCATACTTGTAAGATCGGGCCTATTTTGCATAGAATGTATATAATACCTCCATTCTCTAGGATTGCATCCCGTGAGCACCATGGTTCAAAAATCATGATAttttaaagagtaatactagaaattatatttttatcttgtaATGCTGATATGATAGCCCCAACAAATTCTTTTGATTGGTctttgttaaataaaataaaataaaataaaatctaaggGTTGATTGAGATTGACATGTCAGCATTGTAGAatagttgtgagataaaaatgcggtataaaacatttctcaaatttaaaaccAATTAGGCGATATTTCAACCAGCATATGATTATCCAGTTTGAGAGAGAAACTTTTTATGCCACAAACATCTTACAATGATGATGCCATAGTTCTAATTCGATTTttgttaaagaaagaaaaaaatatttaagagcTGGTTGAGACTAATACATCAATATTTATACATCAATATTGTGACATAATTGGGGAAGgaacaaaatgaaaattgtttgaaatttaatttaacTTGATCATGATTATGTGATTCTATTATACATTGGGAAAGTTACTGTATCACtccaaagttttttatttttatcttttaactcCCCAAGTTTCTCTCAGGTATCCAATCgatttttccatataaattccatcagtttttttttttttttaacacagtCCGCATAAAGTTATGATTACATAATTTTTcgaatgaaaaatgaaagaactaaaaccaaaaagaaaaagaaaaagaaaatcatgggTGGGTTTTGACAGATCGAaattctctacaattatttgcttgaatttgggtaggtgattgtgagaaacCACTTATGGAATTCACCAGACCGAATAGGTGGTTGGGTAGCTCAagttttatttggtcaggtagaTTTTATAAGTGGtctttcataattatttgtttgaattctcttaaattcaaacaaataattattgaAGATTCTAATCCAATTATGACGACCCTAAAAGAGGAATGGCTTGTAGCCATCTTGTAACAAAGCAGGGGCTTGCGGCCCAATGGCTATGGCATCTACATTTTCTCATGATACTGATTTTCGTTAATAATTCAATCGAAAAATCAATATAAATAATTGActaattaaaaacaattggaTTTTATGAGAGATTTGATTAAAAGAACCAAAACATGGAGGATATATATTAACAGCATTATATCCAGAGACGATGTGATTAAAAGAACTAAGACctgaaggatatatatatatatataatcaagcATTATATCCAGAGActtgctatttttttaaacttttattcATCTTTTGTCcaactcattttttaaatttattatcgaATATGTAGGATCTACGTGTAGATTATAcatatttaatagtaaatttgaaaacaaaaaatatataaataaagttaGACGGGAGttgaacaagaaaagaaaaaattagcatttctcttatattaAAGGACATGAGATGTATGTATATTTCACCCTATGAATATTCAAAGATTTATCCTCTTTAATTAATGTGCGTGTAGATGTAATTTGGTAAAAACTGTTGACTAAATAGGTAGCAAGTCAAGAGGGTGGAGAATGAAGATATTCATTCAACCAGACgaaataagtaaaaaataaaaaaaaaatcataatccttacaaaaaaaataaaaaataaaataaataaataaatcacaacaTTCTTGGCTcatatagaaagaaaataagttgAAGAAACCAAATTGATAATTAACACCCAAGACAGTCAAGATTAATTTTCAAGGATCCCCAATTTCAGAATATACAGCTCTTCTCGCAAACTGGCAATTTTTTCC
Protein-coding regions in this window:
- the LOC133859330 gene encoding uncharacterized protein LOC133859330, producing the protein MKRIDPPRPTVKRKVAVQTLFEISTLNSQVIPLFPLNRNLKTMLQFLVTYKNLILHTSLTVSLTFLLSFFKIPSLSLHGLHSYIQPENLNQDGLRAAIRRPQSSNTSPTLDGYQNLSSKAGAEPRKRNKSKNKFEFDENNAQIFRIKLDDNHIQSRLYFDEYRTVFTLSFVCLSCLLLQFYLGASASSGFWVNGIFVPVLLGFVNVCKLFVLLAKVSFEKSASRWSEKQLSMLVGVLGFMLGLMICSEIVPRVLDFNFGLISGFGRVLVAVLMGCLAGFLLMPALKNARAFWLGTDQLRSNLSMIYCGWFARMILYANNMLIMFTALLWINPFSEILINKNIDDRKGGRAGSEIGNAERLTGSVGMSRSDFNKVRVWCLLLSGLLQLVALRPNVQMYLNEALLSWYQRLHASKVPDLDFSRAKVFLHNHYLCLIVLQFVVPPILVLLFVGLSQIDGNSFVNYQSVCGLLPCSAFVEEVALFLAWWVVFVWAVFTSGSLVLYRRGILYVS